Below is a genomic region from Pyrococcus kukulkanii.
GATAGCTCAAAAGGTTGGAATAGGAGCAGTTAGATACAATCTCATTAAGTACAGCCCCGATAAGAAGATCGTGTTTAGGTGGGAAGATGTCTTAAACTTCGAGGGAGAGAGCGCCCCGTATATCCAGTACGCTCATGCTAGATGCGCCTCTATCCTAAAGAAGGCTGAAGAAAATGGGATAACAACAGACTGGAAGTTGCTCCTGGGCCTTGCCAACTTCGAAAAGCTCACTGAGAGGGAGAGAGAACTCTTGATGCTCCTAGCAAAGTTCCCAGAGGTAGTTGAGCAAGCTGGAAGGGACGTGAAGCCTCACCTAATAGCCTGGTACGCAAATGAGCTAGCCTCCCTATTCAACAAATTCTATATGGATCATCCAGTTATAAAGGCAGAAAAGGGAATTAGAGAAGCTAGGTTACTACTCGTCATGGCGGTCAAGCAGGTTCTTTGGAACGCGCTTTGGCTCATGGGGATTGATGCACCTGAAAGGATGTGATTATTCTTTTTCTCTCATCACTCTTACCAATTTATAGTTCCTTCCGTTACACTCCATGTCTCCAAGGATTTCTAAGATTTTAACTGTGTCTCCCTCGAATAGGCCTTCAGGCCTAATGAACTCAATTTTGTCTGGTTCATTGCAATCAACGAAGCTAAGTTTTATTTTACTTCCAGCTATTGCATATTTTGGTTCAATTAGAACATCTATTGCTGGCTCGACGACTTCAACTACTCTGACTTTTCCTTCGTGAAGTGGACATGGATGCTCAATGTTTCTTACTCTCACTATTTTGTACCTTCTTCCAGGTTCAAGGTTTCCTATGCACACCCTTGCAAGTTTACAGGATTTGCAGGGTTCTCCCGGTCCATAATATACGAATTCGAGCCCAGGTTTAGCTAACTTTTCACCAACCAACGTGATGACCATCTGATCACCCCCTTAAATTACACCAGTGATTTTAGCGGCTTTTTCGGCGGCTTCTCTAGTTAGCCCGTCTTTTCCAAGGATCGTGTATCTCTCTGGTCTTATTTTATGAGCTATTGTCAAGGCCTCGATTATTATTTCAGGGTCGATTCCAAGTTCGTATGCGGTAGTTGGTGCTCCAACGGTTTTTAATGTCTCTTTTATCTTTTTCCAGTTTATTCCATGGAGATAAGCCATTATTATAGTTCCAATTCCAGTTTGCTCACCGTGGAGGGCGGGTTTGTCAAGAAGCATGTCAAGTGCGTGGCTGAAAAGATGTTCTGCCCCACTTGCTGGTCTTGATGAACCCGCTATGCTCATGGCCACTCCACTTGATATTAGGGCCTTGACGACTTTTCGAATTCCTTCGTCTTCTCCGAGCCTTATTATTTCAGCGTCCCTCATAACCATCTTTGCACTCATTACGCTGAGAGCAGCTGCGTATTCGCTGAAATACTCCCCCCTAATCTTGTGGGCTAGCTTCCAATCTCGAACTGCCGTTATATTGCTAATAACGTCTCCAACCCCTGCAGCCAAGTATCGTCTGGGCGCTGTTTTTATTATCCCTATATCCGCAATTACCGCTAGTGGTGGTCTAGCTTTTATGGAGGTTTTTGCTTCTAAACCCTTTATTGAGGCATTTGCACTGGCTATTCCATCATGAGAAGCTGTTGTTGGGAAGCTGATAAAGGGAATACCTGATTTATAACTTGCTAGTTTTGTTATGTCAATTATGCTTCCACCACCTACTGCTATTGCCCATTTAATCCCTAAGTCTTTGATTTTACCAAGCACTTTCTCAACATTTTTCATGTTTGCTTCTTTGACGGTAATTGAATGAACGTCAAAGGAGGATTTTAACTCTCTTTCAACGTCTTTTCCGGCTATCTCTTTGGTTTTTGGCCCATAAACAACAAGAACAGGCGATTCAAGATTAAGTCTCTTGGCTACATTAACAACCTCGTGAACTAAATTATGTCCAAGAACGACCTCCCTGGGGAACTCCATTAGGTGCATTGCTATCCCCTCTTATCTACGCTTAACTCCTTAAAAATACCTATGCCCAGAAAAGGTGGTGCCGGGGCGGGGCTTCGAACCCCGGATCTCCCGGTTTCTCAGGCTCCCCCTCACGGGGGAGTGGCCCTATGAGCCGGGCGCTTTGACCAGGCTAAGCTACCCCGGCACTGCCCGGAATTACCTCATCCACGGAAGACTTTTAAGTCTTTCGCTTGATGGTCTTTCAAGGTGAGTTGCGAATGAAGGTTGGAGTAAGCATATACCCCCATTTCATCAGGGAAGGGAGAACGCTTCCTTCAATTCTAGCTGAAATTAAGATTAAAAATTATGATTTTGTCCAGATATTCCCTCACGCCCTTGGTCTGATAAAGAATGGTGTTGTCGTTGAGAATCATCTTCAAGAGATTGAAGCTGCCCTTCGGGGAGTAGGTATTGAGTACATTGTGAGAATGCCCGTGTCCTTAAACCTGAGGGACAGCGTATATTACTCGAGGCATTTTAAAGTCGCAAAGGCAGCACTAGATGTTGCAATTAAATTAGGAGCTAAGATCATTGTAATGCAGAGTGGCAAAACAGGAAGACTCGACTTAGAAATTGATGCTATAAGGACTCTTGCTGATACAGCTTCAAAGTTCGGGATACGGATAGCACTAGAGAATACGTTTAGTGTCAAGGATACACTCTACGTTATCGACAATGTTGATAGAGATAACGTTGGCTTTGCCTTAGATGTTGCCCATGCGTTCCTCAGTGCTCAGGGAGATGAAAATAAACTACTTGAGGATGTAAAGTTAGGGATTGAGAAGACTATTCTCCTACTTGTCCATGATAACTTTGGAAAAATGTTCCCTCAAGTTGAGCCAGAGGACGCTTTAGCATACGGTGTGGGTGACCTTCACCTATTACCTGGGGAGGGTAAGATTCCCTTTGGAAAAGTACTCAAAATGTTCGATGATAGTATCCCTATCCTAGTGAAAGTTAAAGATCCGAAAGTCTTCAACAATTTACCACCTAAGGACGATCTTATCCAGAGACTTAGGAGGTGAGACAATGCCCGCGAGAGAGATGAGGATGGAGATGTTCTTAAGGGCTCTCCTTAGGAGAGACTTTGATAAGGCTAAATCACATCTAGATAAGCTGGCGAAACTTGTAAAGGAAGATGAGTGGGGCAGAGGATATCTTAAAGCTATAAATGGATTTATGAGTGCCATAAAAGATAATGATTCTGATTCCTTAATAGTTAGGCTACTAAATACTCCTGATCCCGAAGAGATAAAGAAGTTGCTTGAACGGTTTGAGGAAATAAAGAACCAGGAGTTTAGGGATGATTATGAAAGGGGTTACTATACCGCATGGGTTGAGCTCCTCCAGGCTTACCTTTCCCAAGCAAGGTTGCCAGTTAAAAGGTGATCCTTGTGCCTTCAAAGGAAGAATTGATGAAGAAACTTGAGGAGAAGATTAAGAACTGCAGAAAGTGCCCACTCTGGCAATTAAGGACTAATCCAGTTCCGGGCTCGGGAAGTTACGATGCTAAAGTAATGTTTGTCGGAGAAGCCCCCGGGTACTGGGAGGACCAGCAGGGTTTGCCTTTTGTAGGAAAGGCTGGGAAGGTTTTGGATGAGTTACTCAATTCTATAGGTCTAAATAGGGATGAAGTTTATATCACGAACGTAGTTAAGTGTAGGCCTCCAAACAATAGAGATCCAACTGAGGAGGAGATAAAGGCATGCTCTCCCTACCTTGATGCCCAGATAGATATAATAAGGCCAAGGATAATAGTGACCCTGGGTCGCTTCTCTACCTCCTATATTCTAAAGAAGTTTGGCTTTGCGGTTGAGGGAATAAGTAAGATTCATGGTAAAGTATTTGAGGCGAGAACGCTTTTTGGGAGGGTTTACATAATCCCAATGTATCATCCTGCAGTTGCCCTATATAGGCCTCAACTGAGGAAGGAGTTGAAGGAGGATTTCAAGAAGTTGAAGGAGCTTTTGAAGTCCTTAAAAATTTAGGCAATTGCCGAAACGTTTATATTCCTTTTAGTTAAAATACTACCATGTTTGAAAAAGAGAAAGAGGCTCTTGCTAGAAGGATAGCAGGTGAGATCGTTCTATCCCCGGATCCTGGTAAAACCATGAGAAAGTGGAGAGAAATATTTGGGATAAGCCAGACCGAACTTGCCGAATATCTTGGGGTTTCTTCTTCCGTGATCAGTGATTACGAAGGAGGTAGGAGAAAGAGCCCAGGAGCATCTACGATAAGGAAGTTCGTTGAGGCTTTAATAGAGATAGATGAGAAGAGAGGTGGAAATGTAATAAAGGCCTTCAGCAGAACTCTTGGAGGAGAAATTCCAACGAGTGCAATTCTCGACATAAGGGAGTTCAACATTCCCGTCACCGTGAAGGACATAGTTGATGCCGTTAAGGGTGAGATCGTCGCAAACCCTGACTTGGTGGACAAGAAGATCTACGGCTACACTGTCGTTGACAGCATACAAGCTATACTTGAAATGTCTGCTGAGGAATTTCTAAAGCTGTACGGCTGGACCACGGAGAGGGCCCTGGTTTTTACTAAGGTTACCACTGGAAGAAGCCCCATGATAGCGGTGAGGGTTCAGGGGCTTAAGCCAGCGATGGTTGTTCTCCATGGGGTGAAGAGGTTAGACGAGCTTGCGGTAAAAATTGCGGAAAAGGAAAGGGTTCCTTTAGTTGTCTCCCATGCGGATAATGAAGCTGAGCTTATAGCTGGCCTTAGGAAACTTGTTGGAAGCTTTTAGTCTAACCTTTCTTTCCTCCATACTCCCTCACTTGCGAGTCTAGTTAGCCTATCTTTTATGTGAAGTAGAACATCGCTCAGAACCTTAGAGTTGTCATAACTCTTGAGGATATCTTGGAGCCTCTCTCTGTCCCAGGATTTCATTTCCTTTGCAAGCTTTATCATCCTGGGGTAGGCCCTTATTATGTTGTCAACTATCGTTATATCCGCCATTCTAGCGGATCTTGAGAGTGGATTTAGATCCACCGTGATCACGAACTTTCCCATACTAACCAAGGCCTCTGTTCTATCCCCATCCTCGAGAGGAACCAAAACAACGTCAGCCCTCCATATTCCATTCTCATCCACTTTTGCCCTTTCGCTCTCCAATCCTGGGATCCGTTTTGTTGGATTGACACCTAGAACTTCATCTGCTCCGTGCTCATAGAGAACCTCCGCTATTCTCTTCGCCCTTTCCTCGGTTCTATAGAATAGATTTACTTCGAGCTTTGCTCCCAGGGCTTTTGCCAGTTCAACGGTTTCTTTTGGTACTAGGGCTGCGACATTACCGTTTACGGAAATCACTGGATACTCAGCTAGAAGTAGCTTTGCAACCGCAGCCTTCATGGCTTCCTCAGCCGGAGGAATTGTCTTCTCCCCAATCAGATAGTCAAAAGCTTCCCCTCTTCCATGTGCTATAAGGCCAGCCTTTGCTGTTATCCCCTTTTCCATGCCCTCTATTATCTTCTCTCTATAGTAAAGGCTCCAATATCTGGGATGACTCTTTGGTATTTTGATCACCTAAATCACCATAAAGAAAGTTGAAAAGGGGAGTAGAAAAGGTTATCTCAGCCTGATGTGCACTCATCACACTTCAGTGGGGATGGAGGTTCATCATTGATCATCTAATCAGGAATTATTTCAAGGGTATAGTTCACCCTAGTCCCACTTAGCTTTATGTGAGCTGAGGCAGAGCAATACTTTTCCTGGCTAAGTTCTATTGCCCTCTTAGCTTTTTTCTCATCTACGTTCCCATATATTTTGTAGTGAATCATCACCTCTTTGTATATCCTAGGATATTCATCTCTTCTAATCCCCTCTATCTCGATCTCAAGGCTTTTAATAGGTTCTCTCATTTTCTTTAGTATCATAACAACATCAAAGGCAGTGCATCCAGCTACACTTAAGAGAAGCAGCTTCATTGGACTTATTCCTCCTTCTCCAAGGATTACCGAACATTGATCCCCCTCTATTTTCCCGATGAACTGTTCTCCTTCGATCCACCTTACCCTACCTTTTACGACATCTGACATTACTTTCACCCGTTCCAGTTTCCAATAATGCTTTTATTTCTTTGTCGGACACCCTAGGTGATGTACATAAGACCCTTTGATCCTTGGAAATCAAAGCTTTGTACATGTCCATTTAAGTACACGTTGAACCCTTACACGGGCTGTGACCATGCATGCGTGTACTGCTATATAACGAGTTATATCCCTAAAGCCTTCAGGGTTAGGGTTAAAGATAATCTCCTTCCCTCCCTAGAGAGGGAGTTGAGGAAGTTTGACAAGAGATTTATCATTGCTATGTCCTATTCTTCGGATCCATACCCCACGATAGAAAAAGAACTTGAGATAACTAGGAGAGTTCTTGAGCTGTTTAAAAGGTATGATATCAGATGCTTACTCCTTACCAAATCTGATATATTTGAGAGAGACATTGACCTGCTGAGCGAGCTTAGGTGTGCTGTTGGCATAACCGTCACAACCATTGACGAAAGGAAAGCTAAATTGCTTGAACCAAATGCTCCCCCTCCTAAGGGTAGGATAAGGGCCCTTAAGAGGGCAAAAAAAGCAGGTATCCCAGTTTATGCTAGAATTGATCCCATAATACCATTTTACACTTGGGAAGATTTTGAAGAAACACTAGATGCTTTAGATTTTGTGAGTCATATAACAGTCTCAACTTTAAAGTTAAGGCCAGATATAAGAGCTAGAATGCGAGCTAAATTTCCTGAGTTAATGAAGATACTTGAACCGTTATACACGGAGAAATATGAGGGATACTATTACCTGAGAAGGGATATTAGACTTCAGATACTAGAGAAGGCACGAAGGTTAATTGAAGATAGAGGTATTACGTTTGGATCCTGCAGGGAAGGCTACTACTCGCACCCTACCTGTGATGGTTCTCATTTAGTCCCCTGATTTTAGCTAGGACTGATTTAATCTCTTCATCTTTGACTATTTCATCGGCTTCCCGCTCTATTGATCTTTTTCTTATAAGAACAAAACCAAGCATAGGCTTAATCTTAGGAGTTATTATTTCAACTTTCTCAAGTGAAACTTGATAATCTTTAATCGCTCTTTCCAAGTATCTAAATTTCTTCCTTACTATATTTTCTGCGCTTTCCTCTTCTATTTCTCTTTTTGGGACTATAGTTATCCTAACCTTGAGGGTTTTTCTAACTATGTAGGCAGAGATGACAAGAGTCTCAATGTTAATTTCTTTGTCTTTAAATCCAATTAAAATTCCCTTTCCAAATCTTTTGAATTCCTCATTAAATTCTTCAGGGCAATCAATAATCAGGCTTCCAACATTATCATCCTCTTCTACGTATGTTACTTTTATATCTGTTGGTCTTATATAAACGAACATTCCCAACGGCTTTAGATCCTTTCCTATTTTCTCTCTCATATCTTCGATTAGGCTGGAGAGTATCTGTGGAAGTGTCTTAAATACTATCCCAGCTCTCTCTATCATCAGCTCTCCCGTTAAGTATAAAACAAGATACCCATTTACGGTTAGTAGTTTTCCCCGGATAGAAAATTCCTTCACTTTTATTCCTAAGGTATCCAGCGCCTCAACTAGCCTCTTTGCATGAGGGATGACAGTAAACTCATAATCTCTCGGACCCTCGTATATTATCATTTCCTCTCACCATTTACACTGTGTCTGCAAAATATTTAAGTATTTTGTAAAATATCCAGCAAAACAATGATACTAAATTATGTAATTAGAAAAAATCCAAAATAATTATTAAAACATTGGAAAATATATAATAGATGTTGTAAAATATTCAAGCAACTTCAAATTGTTCATAGGGGGTTCTACCTTTCCTATGCTTCAGTAATATGTCATAGAGAGCTTCTTTTAACGTAGGAGACATGTTGTCATCAAGAAGTAAATCACTACCCTTATACCCTACTTTTTCAGCTTCCCTTATGAGAGCGTTAACATAGGGCATTAGCTCCGATACTAGTATCTGAACTATCGAAGGATAGGCTTCCTCAGTTACTTCCTCATCGCTTTCAATTCCCAGGTAAACGATGTAACCTGATGCTTGGAGAGCAAGAATAAACTCATCTTCGGAAACTTCAAAAAACGAGAAGTTATAGGATTTTGAAGGAACACTAGCTATCAAAACACCTTTTATTGACAATGTAACGACTTCCCCATCAACTTCAAAAACTAGATCCCTTGCAAGTTCTTGAGCAAGAGAATAAAGCTTCATGATTTTCATTCCACCACCTCCACAATCTCCCCTTCACCGGGAGGTAGAACTGCCATTATATCTTCTTCGGGAACTTTATATCCCCATTTCTCGAATATTCTCTTAATCTTCTTGACGAGTTCACTCTTCTTCATGTCTCCGGGTCTAATCACAATGTATCTCTTTGTGTGTGCTTTCACGGCATCTACAGGCCCACACATCACGAGTTCTTCCCCTTCATAGTTGACTATCCCAATGGCCAGCTTGAGTGGTATCCCATGCAACCAATTTCTCTTTCCATAGATCATAAAAGCACCCTTGGGGAGGTACTCTCCAGCAGGTGCTTGTTTACTGACCTGGTTTGGGTAGACCCAGTATGCATCCCCACTTGCCAATCCCTCGTTCCATGCTCTGCTCATTGAGACAGCAAATTGACAAGCCTCAAATATTGTTTTATCCCCAGCTTTTTGCCCATTTTTGACGATGACGTGTGGAGCTCCCCAAATATCTGCATGGCAATAAAGATCATTCTCATTCATATACTTCTTAACAACGATTTCATTTGTAGTCGCGTCCTTTCCTCCAATCACAAGGAAGCCTTCGCTACTTATGAACCATCTAAACTTCTCAAACCATTTCTTCTTCCTTTTCTCGAGTTTTTTGATTGAAATATCCTTTTCTTCTTTGGCAATTTCTTTTTCTATACTCTCTATCTTCTTTTTAGTTTCTTCGTAGGCTTTTTTTGCTCCTTCAAGTTTTTGTCTAGCTTTCTTTGCCTTTTCATAGAATAATTCAGCGTTTTCTTCGAGCGACTTGTTGATGTCAAGTCTCACTTTCTTTCCTTCTAAGTTTAAGACAAGGGTATCTCCTGTTACATCAACTATGAGCTTTGCCCATGGATATCCCTCTTTCTTGGCATTTTCAATTCTTTTTTTGACTTCTTCTACTCCAAGTTTTCTAATACCGTTTTTAATTGTCTCCAAGACTTCCCTTACAAGAGTATAGTTTGCATAGAGTAGATCTCCCTTTTCTTGGTTATCCTTGGCTTCTTTTTCGAAACCTTTCATTTGCTCTTCTATTCTTTTCAGTGATATTTCTAATGCCTTCTTTTTTTCTTGTAGAGCTTTGGTTTTCTCTTTCTTGGCTTTTTCTATACTCAGCTTCCCAAAGTATTCGTCAAGAGCTTTACTGAAAGTTCCATAAACTTTCTTATGGTAATTTGAATACCACAATAGATCTATCGGTAGGACATCGACCATTTCCCCATCTTTATATACTATATTGGGCTTTTTCTCCGCATTTAGAACGCTAAGCATTGTTTCATATATCTTCTTGAGATCCTCTTCTGTAAGCTCACTTACTTTTTTCATTTTGTCTATTCCAGCTCTCAAGAGAATCTCTTCGGAATAAAGTCCACCAATGCTGAGCTTCCTAGCTAGGGCCCTAACGATTTCTGTATCTTCTTCTTTCATTAACTCAACGAATCTCTCAAAGGAAATCCTTAGAGGATTTTCTTTGGTTGGTGGGAATACGTACTTAATTTTAGGTTTAATAGATCTATCCTTAAATTCTTCATACCTTAGAGCTCCTATAATTTCCCAATTGCCATTCACAAAGACAATATTCCCCTTCCCAAATAGCTCTGCTATGATCCTGTACTCTCCAAAGTGTAATATAACAATCCTATCGAACTCTCTCTGCTCTATGCCTGTAAGAAACTTTCCTGAGAGATGCTTCCGGAGAAGCATTGCAAATGATGTTGGTTGAAGATTTTCCTTGATGTAAGTAGTTACGTGGATTCTTCTTCCAGCCTCAATGAGTAGATCTATCCTTCCCTCTCCTGCCTTATGCAATTTTATTCTAACTTCATTACCTTCATGATAAATCTTTTCAACTCTACTCCCTATTATGCTCTGGAGTTCATCAACCACGTATTTCACGTCAACGCTTGTCATGCTCTCCTTCAAGTTTCTCCCCCCATCTAACTGGATGTACATTTTTATAAATCCCAGGTATTTTGTAAAACTCCCGTTTCCGCACAAGCCACATTATTTTATGTAGATAAATCATTTCTTTGGAAATAAAGACAGGAGATTTGCGAAATCGTTAAATACTACTCTATGAACTTTCCATTGGGGGAAAGCCATGGAAGGATATTTAACATTTGTTCTGCACACTCATATCCCTTACGTTAGGAAGCATGGCAAATGGCCTTTCGGGGAGGAATGGCTTTTTGAGGCTATATCGGAGAGCTATCTTCCCCTTCTAATGGAACTCGAAAGGCTGAGAAATAAGGGTGTAAAGTTTGAACTTGTGATAAGCTTTACCCCGGTTCTTATGGAACAGTTAGCTGATGAATACCTTAAAAGAGAATTCGAGAGGTACATGGAAAGGAAGCTTAGAGCAATGGCTAAAGATCTTGAGAAGTTCGAGGATGTCAAACTAAAGGAAGCGACATCATATATGATAGGGTACTTTGAGAGGGTTTACTCTTATTGGAAGTCAATAAACGGTGATATCTTGGGCAAATTTAAGGAGCTACAAGATGCTGGCTACGTTGAAGTTATAACCTCAGCGGCAACCCACGGTTATCTTCCCCTCCTTGACAGAGACGAAGCAATAGAAGCACAGATCGTTAATGGTATCAAAACATATGAGAAATACTTCGGTAGAAAGCCAAGGGGAATTTGGTTGCCTGAGTGTGCTTATAGACCCGATGGCCTTTGGAGAAGTCCTAGCGATGGAGAAGTTAGATGGAGGAAGGGGATAGAGCATTTCCTAAGAAAACATGGGATTGAATATTTCTTTGTTGAAAGTCATCTTGTTGATGAAGGACCTGCAACATCAAAATATGGAAAAGTACTCCCAGCAAAGACAAAAAAATCGACCTTAAGGCCATATTTTCTCAAGAATGGAATTGCTGTGTTTGCCAGGAACAGAGAAACTGGTATCCAAGTTTGGAGTGCTGATATTGGATATCCTGGGGACTTCTGGTATAGGGAGTTCCACAAGAAAGCTGAGGAGAGTGGTGGACAATACTGGAGGGTTACAGGAACAAAGGATCTTGGAGCGAAGGAACCTTATGAACCTGAAAAAGCCTTGGGAAGAGTTGAGGAACATGCAAGGCATTTCGTTTCCCTTGTAAAATCTCTATTGGAGGACTTTGAGAGGAAAGAAGGGGAGAAAGGAATAGTTATTGCACCTTACGATACAGAACTGTTTGGTCACTGGTGGTTTGAAGGAGTTAAATGGCTAGGTAGAGTTTTAGAGTTGGCCCAGGAAGAGGGAATAAAAACAACGACGATAAGCAACTTCTTAGACTCATTTTCTGGAGAGAGGTACGAAATAGATCTTCCCGAAGGATCCTGGGGAATGTTCGGGACTCACTACACATGGTGGAACCCAGAGGTGGGGTGGACGTGGCCTATAATACACCTAGCCGAGAGAAGAATGGTATCGCTGGTAAGTAGATATTTAGGTAGAGATGACCTGACGGATAGAGTTCTTGACCAGTTGGGGAGGGAGCTATTGCTAATGGAGGCAAGTGATTGGCAGTTCCTTATAACTACCGGCCAAGCTAAAGAATATGGGAAGAGGAGACTCCTTGAACATGCTCATGTATTCCACAGGCTTGCAAATGCTTTGGAAGAGTATGTGAAGACAGGGACGTTTGAAGAAATGGAGTTACTTGAGGAAAGTGAGGACATTGACAACGTTTTCAAGCCAATAGTGCTTGGTCCCTATATTAGTGAAGTACCTCCAGATGTTCCTAAGTACGTGGAACCTCCTGAAATACCTACGGAAGCTCAGGAAAACGAGGAGGGGGAGGGGAAATTCTTAAGTGGTCAGAGTGAAGATACCGTGAACTTCGAGAAATTCCTGCTCTCGATAAAAGGTGTTGGACCTAAAACCGTAGAGAGACTTAAGAAAGCTGGAATAACATCCCTAAAAGAGCTCTCCAAGTGGAGGGTAGAGGAACTGGCTAAGAAAACAGGAATACCCAGGAGCAGATTAAAAAAGATATTTAGGAGGATGAAGTCAGCCTTTTAGTATTTTTACGACTTTTTCAGCCACCTCTACTCCTGCTCTTTCTTGCGCTTCATAAGTTGAAGCTCCTATGTGTGGTGTTAGAACTACGTTGTCGAGTTTTATTAGGGGATGGTCTTTAGGCAAGGGCTCCTCCTCATAAACGTCCAATCCTGCTCCTGCTATCCATCCTTCTTGAAGGGCCTTGACTAGTGCCTTTGTATCAACAACAGCTCCCCTCGCGGCGTTTATGAGTATTGCATTTTTCTTCATTAGCTTGAGCCTCTCCTCGTTTATTAGGTGGTACGTTGAGTCTAGTAATGGAACATGGAGTGTTACAATGTCACTTTCCTTAAGCAGAGTCTCAAGATCAACGAATTTCCCTCCAACTTCCTTCGCTCTCTCCTCGTTTGGGTATATATCGTATAGCAGGATGTTCATTCCCAGTGCCCTAGCTATCTTCGCTACTTGGTACCCAATCCTTCCGAACCCTACAATTCCTATAGTCTTACCTTCGAGCTCTATGCCCATACACTCCTTTTTTGCCCAAACCCCCTCCCTCATCCTTCTGTCAGCGTAGGCTATCTTTCTTGCCACGGCGAATATTAATCCAATTGCTAGCTCAGCAACGCTCCTTGAGCTAGCCCCAGGAGCGTTTACAACCTCAATTCCCTTCTCCTTTGCTGCCTCGACATCAATATTGTCCAAGCCCACGCCAGCCCTTGCAATGACTTTAAGCTTTGGGGCATTCTCTATGACTCTCCTAGTTACTTTTGGCTTACTTCTAACTATTATAGCATCAACATCTTTAACAAGCTCAAGCAACTTCTCTTCGTCAGGGTACTCTTCGTAGATAACTTCTAACCCTGCATCCTT
It encodes:
- a CDS encoding OsmC family protein; amino-acid sequence: MSDVVKGRVRWIEGEQFIGKIEGDQCSVILGEGGISPMKLLLLSVAGCTAFDVVMILKKMREPIKSLEIEIEGIRRDEYPRIYKEVMIHYKIYGNVDEKKAKRAIELSQEKYCSASAHIKLSGTRVNYTLEIIPD
- a CDS encoding sugar phosphate isomerase/epimerase family protein — its product is MKVGVSIYPHFIREGRTLPSILAEIKIKNYDFVQIFPHALGLIKNGVVVENHLQEIEAALRGVGIEYIVRMPVSLNLRDSVYYSRHFKVAKAALDVAIKLGAKIIVMQSGKTGRLDLEIDAIRTLADTASKFGIRIALENTFSVKDTLYVIDNVDRDNVGFALDVAHAFLSAQGDENKLLEDVKLGIEKTILLLVHDNFGKMFPQVEPEDALAYGVGDLHLLPGEGKIPFGKVLKMFDDSIPILVKVKDPKVFNNLPPKDDLIQRLRR
- a CDS encoding UPF0179 family protein → MVITLVGEKLAKPGLEFVYYGPGEPCKSCKLARVCIGNLEPGRRYKIVRVRNIEHPCPLHEGKVRVVEVVEPAIDVLIEPKYAIAGSKIKLSFVDCNEPDKIEFIRPEGLFEGDTVKILEILGDMECNGRNYKLVRVMREKE
- a CDS encoding NAD(P)-dependent glycerol-1-phosphate dehydrogenase — protein: MHLMEFPREVVLGHNLVHEVVNVAKRLNLESPVLVVYGPKTKEIAGKDVERELKSSFDVHSITVKEANMKNVEKVLGKIKDLGIKWAIAVGGGSIIDITKLASYKSGIPFISFPTTASHDGIASANASIKGLEAKTSIKARPPLAVIADIGIIKTAPRRYLAAGVGDVISNITAVRDWKLAHKIRGEYFSEYAAALSVMSAKMVMRDAEIIRLGEDEGIRKVVKALISSGVAMSIAGSSRPASGAEHLFSHALDMLLDKPALHGEQTGIGTIIMAYLHGINWKKIKETLKTVGAPTTAYELGIDPEIIIEALTIAHKIRPERYTILGKDGLTREAAEKAAKITGVI
- a CDS encoding SPL family radical SAM protein; its protein translation is MYIRPFDPWKSKLCTCPFKYTLNPYTGCDHACVYCYITSYIPKAFRVRVKDNLLPSLERELRKFDKRFIIAMSYSSDPYPTIEKELEITRRVLELFKRYDIRCLLLTKSDIFERDIDLLSELRCAVGITVTTIDERKAKLLEPNAPPPKGRIRALKRAKKAGIPVYARIDPIIPFYTWEDFEETLDALDFVSHITVSTLKLRPDIRARMRAKFPELMKILEPLYTEKYEGYYYLRRDIRLQILEKARRLIEDRGITFGSCREGYYSHPTCDGSHLVP
- a CDS encoding helix-turn-helix domain-containing protein, whose amino-acid sequence is MFEKEKEALARRIAGEIVLSPDPGKTMRKWREIFGISQTELAEYLGVSSSVISDYEGGRRKSPGASTIRKFVEALIEIDEKRGGNVIKAFSRTLGGEIPTSAILDIREFNIPVTVKDIVDAVKGEIVANPDLVDKKIYGYTVVDSIQAILEMSAEEFLKLYGWTTERALVFTKVTTGRSPMIAVRVQGLKPAMVVLHGVKRLDELAVKIAEKERVPLVVSHADNEAELIAGLRKLVGSF
- the udg gene encoding type-4 uracil-DNA glycosylase, whose protein sequence is MKKLEEKIKNCRKCPLWQLRTNPVPGSGSYDAKVMFVGEAPGYWEDQQGLPFVGKAGKVLDELLNSIGLNRDEVYITNVVKCRPPNNRDPTEEEIKACSPYLDAQIDIIRPRIIVTLGRFSTSYILKKFGFAVEGISKIHGKVFEARTLFGRVYIIPMYHPAVALYRPQLRKELKEDFKKLKELLKSLKI
- a CDS encoding 4-phosphopantoate--beta-alanine ligase encodes the protein MIKIPKSHPRYWSLYYREKIIEGMEKGITAKAGLIAHGRGEAFDYLIGEKTIPPAEEAMKAAVAKLLLAEYPVISVNGNVAALVPKETVELAKALGAKLEVNLFYRTEERAKRIAEVLYEHGADEVLGVNPTKRIPGLESERAKVDENGIWRADVVLVPLEDGDRTEALVSMGKFVITVDLNPLSRSARMADITIVDNIIRAYPRMIKLAKEMKSWDRERLQDILKSYDNSKVLSDVLLHIKDRLTRLASEGVWRKERLD